The Paenibacillus sophorae genome has a segment encoding these proteins:
- the ltrA gene encoding group II intron reverse transcriptase/maturase: MKAEYRKGCPQRERVEHEEYAGARSAGIRESRERDGATDLLEQILDRDNLNRAYKQVKRNHGAPGIDGMTVEDALPWLQEHRDELLQNIREGRYKPSPVRRKEIPKPDGSGVRKLGIPTVVDRVIQQAIAQQLQPLFEPLFSDGSYGYRPGRSAQQAIRKVKDYAQQGYGHAVEIDLSKYFDTLNHELLMNLLRKQIQNKRVTELIKKYLKSGVMENGVHCKTEEGSPQGGPLSPLLANIYLNEFDQEMNRRGVNVIRYADDIVVLAKSKRAATRLLESCRKYLENKLRLQMNMRKSKVVSVVARKYFKFLGFALGKNRNGVYIRAHGQSLAKAKKKLKELTSRSQGRNVRQVMEKVKVYIRGWIGYYYVADMKRILKSWSEWLRRRLRMYIWKQWKKPRTKVQNLRKLGIPEWQAYQWGNSRLGYWRIAGSPVLSRSITNEKLAQAGYYDFPAQYERLRQLHLNG; this comes from the coding sequence ATGAAAGCAGAATACCGAAAGGGCTGCCCGCAAAGGGAACGTGTGGAACATGAAGAGTATGCGGGAGCGCGGAGTGCCGGCATTCGGGAAAGTAGAGAAAGAGACGGTGCAACAGACTTGCTGGAACAGATTCTGGACAGAGACAATCTGAACAGAGCCTACAAGCAGGTCAAACGCAACCATGGAGCGCCTGGAATCGACGGAATGACCGTAGAAGATGCGCTGCCATGGCTGCAGGAACATAGAGACGAGCTGTTGCAAAATATCCGGGAAGGCCGATACAAGCCAAGCCCGGTACGGCGCAAGGAAATTCCCAAACCCGATGGAAGTGGAGTACGGAAGCTTGGCATACCCACAGTCGTGGACCGAGTGATCCAGCAGGCGATCGCCCAGCAGTTGCAGCCGCTGTTTGAGCCGCTCTTCTCAGACGGAAGTTACGGCTACCGCCCTGGGCGGAGCGCGCAGCAGGCCATCCGTAAGGTGAAAGATTACGCGCAGCAAGGCTATGGTCACGCGGTAGAAATCGACCTTTCGAAATACTTCGACACACTGAACCATGAACTGCTGATGAATCTTTTGCGCAAACAAATTCAGAACAAGCGTGTAACCGAACTGATTAAGAAATATTTGAAAAGTGGGGTTATGGAGAATGGGGTGCACTGCAAAACGGAGGAAGGCTCTCCGCAGGGAGGCCCTTTATCTCCGCTGCTCGCGAACATCTATCTGAACGAATTCGACCAGGAGATGAACAGACGGGGAGTGAACGTTATCCGGTATGCGGATGACATCGTGGTGCTAGCCAAAAGCAAACGGGCAGCGACGCGGCTTCTGGAGTCTTGCCGGAAGTACCTGGAGAACAAATTGAGACTCCAGATGAATATGCGGAAAAGCAAGGTAGTCAGCGTAGTGGCCCGGAAGTATTTCAAATTCCTTGGTTTTGCCCTGGGAAAGAACAGAAATGGGGTGTATATTCGCGCCCATGGGCAATCCCTCGCAAAAGCAAAGAAGAAGCTGAAAGAACTAACGAGCCGCAGTCAGGGCAGGAATGTTCGCCAAGTCATGGAGAAAGTGAAAGTCTACATTCGCGGATGGATCGGCTACTACTATGTAGCCGACATGAAACGGATATTGAAAAGCTGGAGCGAATGGCTGCGAAGACGCCTGCGGATGTACATCTGGAAACAGTGGAAGAAGCCGAGAACCAAGGTACAGAACCTGCGCAAGCTGGGGATACCGGAATGGCAGGCTTACCAGTGGGGGAACTCCCGTCTGGGGTACTGGCGCATCGCCGGAAGCCCGGTGCTGTCTCGTTCCATAACAAACGAAAAGCTCGCACAGGCAGGATATTATGACTTTCCTGCGCAGTACGAGCGTTTACGTCAATTGCACTTAAACGGTTGA
- a CDS encoding arsinothricin resistance N-acetyltransferase ArsN1 family A — protein MESTATIREAASEDIANILRIYNQGIEDRIATLETDTKDMAYMEAWFREHQGRYNVLVAEKDNTVVGWAALNPYSHRCAYNGVADLSIYIERESRGQGVGSSLLQALEHTAKASAFYKIVLFTFPFNQMGQGLYRKMGYREVGVFEKQGVIDNQPIDVMIMEKML, from the coding sequence ATGGAGTCGACCGCTACGATACGGGAAGCAGCCTCAGAAGATATCGCGAATATTCTTCGCATCTATAACCAAGGGATTGAGGACCGCATTGCAACCCTGGAAACGGATACCAAAGATATGGCCTACATGGAAGCCTGGTTCCGGGAACATCAGGGCCGTTACAACGTCCTGGTGGCTGAAAAAGACAATACTGTTGTCGGCTGGGCCGCCCTTAATCCGTATTCCCACCGCTGCGCTTATAACGGCGTTGCCGACCTCTCCATTTATATTGAACGCGAATCTCGCGGGCAGGGGGTCGGAAGTTCCCTCCTTCAAGCCTTGGAGCATACAGCGAAAGCATCAGCTTTTTACAAAATCGTGCTGTTTACCTTCCCCTTTAATCAGATGGGCCAAGGGTTATACCGGAAGATGGGTTACCGCGAGGTCGGCGTCTTTGAAAAACAAGGGGTCATAGATAATCAACCGATCGATGTTATGATTATGGAGAAGATGCTTTAG
- a CDS encoding YfbR-like 5'-deoxynucleotidase — MGIHAYFRSLGGLERIIRCPGKFKFEEHSVAAHSWKVVQYAKTLADIEEQHGVKIDWKKLYEITSSHDYGEIFIGDIKTPVKHSSPQLRALIQQVEEGMVHHFIEENIPPEFKSIFYNQLREGKDDSVEGRILEVADKLDQVYEAFAELQKGNTEKEFITMYRSALMKIKDIPLHCVGYFLDRILPDLVNEETISPVDIRRITEEALAN; from the coding sequence ATGGGAATTCATGCATATTTCCGGTCTTTGGGCGGGCTTGAGCGGATAATCCGCTGTCCGGGGAAATTCAAATTCGAGGAACACAGTGTCGCGGCCCACTCGTGGAAGGTGGTGCAGTATGCCAAGACGCTGGCAGATATCGAGGAACAGCATGGCGTGAAGATCGACTGGAAGAAGCTTTACGAGATTACGAGCAGCCATGATTATGGCGAAATCTTTATTGGCGACATCAAAACGCCTGTAAAACATTCCTCCCCGCAGCTTCGGGCGCTGATCCAGCAGGTGGAAGAGGGGATGGTGCACCATTTTATCGAAGAAAATATCCCGCCCGAATTCAAAAGCATCTTCTACAACCAGCTGCGCGAGGGCAAGGATGATTCGGTGGAAGGGCGCATTCTCGAAGTCGCCGACAAGCTGGATCAGGTGTACGAGGCGTTCGCCGAGCTGCAAAAGGGCAATACGGAGAAGGAATTTATCACGATGTACCGCAGCGCCCTGATGAAGATTAAGGACATCCCGCTGCACTGTGTTGGCTATTTTCTCGACCGCATCCTGCCGGATCTCGTGAACGAAGAAACGATTTCCCCCGTCGACATCAGACGAATAACGGAAGAAGCTTTGGCCAATTAG
- a CDS encoding MurR/RpiR family transcriptional regulator, producing the protein MEKIIIPTGNVIAFIRSIYPTLTKAEKKVADVVLSEVKNIIFDSLTDLAEKAEVGETSVLRFCRHIGYKGFQEFKLALAQELDSGHDQQKDPIGDGITEQVRQKNLHIINETTSLLKEEQIREAVNMLLRAKQIVFFGVGSSGFTAEIAKYRFIRTGLPVEAVTDGHLGPVKATLMTESDVAVLLSVSGSTVDMVDIARIAKEEGKAGVVCITSHIKSPVTKFADVVLLSSSREKPTEGSAFTSTIPQLYILDIIFAHVMQELGETAVGTIQKTAKATSKNLY; encoded by the coding sequence ATGGAAAAAATAATTATACCCACCGGAAATGTAATCGCGTTTATCCGAAGCATTTATCCGACGCTGACTAAGGCCGAGAAGAAAGTGGCCGACGTCGTTCTCAGCGAAGTCAAAAATATTATCTTCGATTCGCTAACCGATCTCGCGGAAAAAGCGGAGGTTGGGGAAACATCGGTGCTCCGGTTCTGCCGGCATATCGGGTACAAGGGATTCCAGGAGTTTAAATTGGCCCTTGCCCAGGAACTGGATTCCGGCCATGATCAGCAAAAAGATCCCATCGGGGATGGCATTACCGAACAGGTCAGACAAAAAAATCTTCATATTATCAATGAAACGACCTCCCTTCTGAAAGAAGAGCAGATCCGGGAGGCGGTGAATATGCTGCTCCGCGCCAAGCAAATTGTGTTTTTCGGCGTGGGCTCTTCGGGGTTTACGGCGGAAATCGCCAAATACCGGTTTATCCGCACGGGTCTGCCTGTCGAAGCAGTGACGGATGGGCATCTCGGACCCGTAAAGGCCACCTTGATGACGGAAAGCGATGTCGCCGTATTGCTGTCGGTGTCGGGGAGCACGGTGGATATGGTGGACATAGCCCGCATTGCCAAAGAAGAAGGCAAGGCCGGAGTCGTGTGCATCACGAGCCACATCAAATCGCCGGTCACCAAATTTGCCGATGTCGTTCTGCTCAGCTCATCACGGGAGAAGCCAACGGAAGGCAGCGCCTTTACGTCAACGATTCCGCAGCTTTATATTTTGGATATTATTTTTGCGCATGTGATGCAGGAGCTTGGCGAGACCGCTGTGGGAACGATCCAAAAAACGGCAAAGGCCACCAGTAAAAACTTATACTAA
- a CDS encoding Cof-type HAD-IIB family hydrolase, producing MIKAIFSDIDGTLLNSRHQITPETKSAIQKVKDRDIPFVLVSARMPSGILSLQQELEINAPVICYSGALVLGGSNSGGQRETLHSVGMGKTSVDLLRSIVSAGFPGISFSLYSHDQWIVGDRFDPWVIQEQEIIKVEPIERELSSYIEENHEIHKILCMGNPQEINRLAETLKRAVPGVSIYKSKDTYLEIMDEMVSKSYAIRELEEVLHISNRELMAIGDNYNDIDMILYAGLGIAMGNAPEEVKRIADTVTLSNDEDGLKDGIERFVLICS from the coding sequence ATGATCAAAGCTATTTTCAGTGACATTGACGGAACCCTGCTGAATTCGCGGCACCAGATTACACCGGAGACCAAAAGCGCCATACAGAAGGTGAAGGACCGGGATATTCCGTTTGTTCTCGTTTCGGCCCGGATGCCAAGCGGGATTCTTTCTCTGCAGCAGGAGCTTGAAATCAATGCGCCCGTCATTTGTTATAGCGGCGCTCTTGTCCTGGGCGGAAGCAACAGCGGGGGCCAAAGGGAAACCCTTCACAGTGTCGGAATGGGCAAGACCAGCGTCGATTTACTGCGCAGCATCGTAAGCGCGGGCTTTCCGGGCATCAGCTTCAGTCTGTACAGCCATGACCAGTGGATTGTCGGCGACCGCTTCGACCCATGGGTTATTCAGGAGCAGGAGATCATTAAGGTCGAACCAATAGAGCGCGAGCTATCCTCTTATATTGAAGAAAATCATGAGATTCATAAAATATTATGCATGGGTAACCCGCAGGAGATTAATCGTCTAGCGGAAACACTGAAAAGAGCAGTTCCGGGCGTCAGCATCTATAAATCCAAAGACACTTACCTGGAAATCATGGACGAAATGGTGTCCAAATCGTATGCGATCCGCGAACTGGAAGAGGTGCTTCATATCTCCAACCGGGAGCTGATGGCGATCGGCGATAATTATAACGACATCGACATGATCTTGTACGCGGGACTGGGGATTGCGATGGGGAATGCGCCGGAGGAAGTGAAGCGGATTGCCGATACGGTCACATTAAGCAATGACGAGGACGGCTTGAAGGACGGAATTGAGAGATTTGTTTTAATATGCTCATAA
- a CDS encoding arsenite methyltransferase: MNKLTHDQIRQKVRSRYQQVAVQQAEAPTSCCSAESSNSCYDGPTDYNAISARLGYSNDELSAVPEGANLGLGCGNPQAIAELKPGETVLDLGSGGGFDCFLASRQVGDSGKVIGVDMTPEMISRARNNAEKGRFTNTEFRLGEIEHLPLADQSVDVIISNCVINLSPDKQQVFHEAFRVLRPGGRIAVSDVVATAEFPPEITNNIDELYTGCISGASPIMNLESMLRQSGFTDISIEPKDESRSFIKDWVPGANMQDYLVSAVITATKK, from the coding sequence ATGAACAAACTTACCCATGACCAGATTCGCCAAAAGGTTAGAAGCCGGTACCAGCAGGTCGCGGTACAACAGGCAGAGGCTCCTACTTCCTGCTGCTCTGCCGAAAGCTCAAACAGCTGCTACGACGGTCCAACCGACTACAATGCGATCTCCGCTAGACTTGGCTATTCAAATGATGAATTGTCCGCCGTTCCGGAAGGCGCTAATTTGGGGCTTGGCTGCGGCAATCCTCAAGCTATTGCTGAGTTAAAGCCTGGTGAAACGGTGCTTGATCTCGGCAGCGGCGGAGGCTTTGATTGCTTCCTTGCTTCCCGCCAGGTTGGAGACAGCGGCAAGGTCATCGGCGTCGATATGACTCCGGAGATGATCAGCCGCGCCCGGAATAATGCCGAAAAAGGCCGGTTTACCAATACCGAATTCCGGCTCGGTGAAATCGAACATCTTCCGCTTGCCGATCAATCTGTTGATGTTATTATCTCGAACTGCGTGATTAACCTTTCCCCTGATAAGCAGCAGGTATTCCATGAAGCGTTTCGGGTTCTGAGACCGGGCGGCCGGATTGCGGTATCCGATGTCGTGGCCACGGCGGAATTTCCGCCGGAAATCACGAACAATATAGATGAACTATACACAGGGTGTATTTCGGGCGCCTCGCCGATCATGAATCTGGAATCCATGCTGCGGCAAAGCGGTTTTACCGATATTTCCATCGAGCCGAAGGATGAATCCAGATCCTTCATTAAAGACTGGGTTCCCGGGGCCAATATGCAGGATTATCTGGTCTCCGCCGTCATTACAGCAACCAAAAAATAA
- the modA gene encoding molybdate ABC transporter substrate-binding protein — protein MTAKLKPCLITYMFLLSLFLLVIAGCARNSPPGNASATSSPAAASSNSASTSPGKPADSASEQTELLVSAAASLGEALKELVPKFQAAHPDIAVRLNLASSGSLQQQIEQGAPADLFVSAGAKQMKALADKQLTQSDLTKTLLTNDLVLVVPADSAASAVTAEDLTGSGFAKIAVGQPESVPAGMYAQQFLQKAGLWDTLLPKIVFAKDVRQVLTYVASGNVEAGLVYGSDAAGEPKVKVAMQVDPSAHDPIDYPAAVLAESAHPEQAKVFYDYLFTQEAGEVFVKYGFKLAGK, from the coding sequence ATGACCGCCAAGTTAAAGCCCTGTTTGATCACCTATATGTTTCTGCTGTCCCTGTTTCTGCTCGTTATCGCTGGCTGTGCCAGGAATTCGCCGCCGGGCAACGCTTCCGCAACCTCAAGTCCCGCAGCCGCTTCCTCGAATTCGGCATCTACATCTCCGGGCAAGCCCGCAGATTCTGCGTCCGAACAGACGGAGCTTCTGGTATCGGCTGCCGCAAGCCTCGGCGAGGCTTTAAAAGAACTGGTTCCGAAATTTCAGGCCGCGCATCCCGATATTGCCGTGCGTCTGAACCTTGCGTCTTCGGGATCGCTCCAGCAGCAGATCGAGCAGGGCGCTCCCGCAGACCTGTTCGTCTCGGCGGGCGCCAAACAGATGAAGGCCCTTGCGGACAAACAGCTTACCCAATCCGATCTGACCAAGACTCTGCTCACGAATGACCTGGTGCTGGTCGTTCCCGCCGACTCGGCGGCGTCGGCTGTTACCGCCGAAGATTTAACCGGCTCCGGCTTCGCGAAGATTGCAGTCGGACAGCCCGAATCGGTTCCGGCCGGGATGTACGCGCAGCAATTTCTGCAAAAAGCAGGTCTTTGGGATACGCTGCTTCCCAAAATCGTCTTTGCCAAGGATGTCCGTCAGGTTCTGACCTACGTGGCTTCCGGCAATGTGGAAGCGGGGCTGGTGTATGGCAGCGACGCGGCCGGAGAACCGAAGGTGAAAGTCGCCATGCAGGTCGACCCTTCCGCTCACGACCCGATTGATTATCCGGCGGCTGTTCTGGCGGAAAGCGCGCATCCGGAACAAGCGAAAGTCTTCTATGATTACCTGTTTACACAGGAAGCCGGAGAGGTGTTTGTCAAATACGGCTTCAAGCTGGCCGGAAAGTAA
- a CDS encoding N-acetylglucosamine kinase yields MLIVCVDGGQTKTSIDLFDGNGGLIRNWKTEPVIHYARPGGLDSYYRIAAGLCEELNGMKLVEPVSVCFSLSGYHGDVSIIPETIERGMSGRNFSMVGLLVVPDYWGNWRAVTNGKPGIVVISGGGTVAYGKNAAGSSARVGGWGHHLGDEGSGYWIGLEAVKEVLKARSGISASTALEQPVASMLDFKEESGLLAGFYSGEITDKDLALLVPAVNEQAERGDPAACRIMEEAAGHLFRLAFAALKRLGGELPIYLSGGVFNASALRTSLAGLFEAAGISWLVSICEGNPAQGIYSLARENAAL; encoded by the coding sequence ATGCTGATTGTCTGCGTTGACGGAGGCCAGACGAAGACTTCGATTGATTTGTTCGACGGGAACGGCGGGCTAATCCGGAACTGGAAGACCGAGCCGGTTATCCACTATGCCCGGCCGGGCGGTCTGGACAGCTACTACCGCATTGCGGCAGGGCTGTGCGAAGAACTGAACGGGATGAAGCTGGTCGAACCGGTCTCTGTATGCTTCAGCCTTAGCGGCTATCACGGAGATGTGTCCATCATTCCGGAGACGATTGAACGCGGGATGAGCGGCCGAAACTTTTCCATGGTCGGGCTGCTGGTGGTTCCCGACTACTGGGGCAACTGGAGGGCCGTAACGAACGGAAAGCCGGGGATCGTCGTCATAAGCGGCGGCGGCACGGTTGCTTACGGCAAGAATGCGGCGGGAAGCTCGGCGCGTGTTGGCGGCTGGGGACATCATCTGGGAGACGAGGGCAGCGGTTACTGGATCGGCTTGGAAGCCGTGAAGGAAGTTCTTAAAGCGCGGTCCGGCATTTCAGCCTCAACGGCTTTGGAACAACCGGTCGCGTCAATGCTGGATTTTAAAGAGGAAAGCGGGCTTCTGGCCGGATTCTACTCTGGAGAAATAACCGATAAGGATCTCGCCCTGCTCGTTCCGGCGGTCAATGAACAGGCTGAACGGGGAGATCCCGCCGCGTGCCGGATAATGGAAGAGGCGGCAGGGCATCTGTTCCGGCTGGCCTTTGCGGCGCTCAAGCGGCTCGGCGGTGAGCTTCCCATCTATTTGTCCGGCGGGGTATTCAACGCTTCGGCGCTTCGGACAAGCCTGGCGGGCCTCTTCGAAGCCGCCGGGATTTCCTGGCTCGTATCGATTTGCGAGGGGAATCCCGCGCAAGGCATCTACAGCCTGGCCAGGGAGAATGCCGCTTTATGA
- a CDS encoding LacI family DNA-binding transcriptional regulator — MKATIKDVASLASVSISTVSRVLNNPELVVPRKRQKVLEAIRELNYSPNALARGLIHKRTGTLGVLIPDISNLFYSAVLRGMEDAANRSDSNLIICNTDTSAARRNSILKVLYEKQIDGVIWTSEPLPSDSYEMFAKLDFPVVLAATHSLDYNLPSVKVDDEQAAYDATVYLIGRGHTRIGMISGPKNDPISGYPRIQGFLRALRDHHLKFDEAVCVEYGKYHFEDSYEAMKRLHGKYPEMTAVFASSDERALAAISYLHENQIRVPDDISVIGFDGTRMAGMSFPRLTTVAQPLYNIGYLAVDKLLKVINGDHIGELRTCVPHQIIERNSVIDCPQPI; from the coding sequence ATGAAAGCAACGATCAAAGATGTGGCGAGCCTCGCCAGTGTATCCATCAGCACGGTATCCCGAGTGTTAAACAATCCCGAATTGGTCGTTCCAAGAAAACGTCAGAAGGTTCTTGAGGCCATCCGTGAGCTGAACTATTCGCCGAATGCCTTGGCGAGAGGGCTTATACATAAACGGACCGGTACGCTGGGAGTGTTGATTCCGGATATTTCCAATCTTTTTTATTCCGCTGTGCTTAGAGGAATGGAGGATGCCGCGAACCGCTCGGATTCCAATCTCATTATTTGCAATACGGATACAAGCGCCGCACGCAGGAATTCTATCCTGAAGGTGCTGTACGAGAAGCAGATTGACGGCGTGATTTGGACAAGTGAGCCGCTTCCCAGCGACAGTTATGAAATGTTTGCAAAGCTCGATTTTCCGGTGGTGCTGGCGGCTACGCATAGTCTGGATTATAACCTTCCTTCTGTAAAAGTTGACGATGAACAGGCAGCCTACGACGCGACGGTGTATCTGATTGGGCGGGGGCATACCCGTATCGGCATGATCAGCGGTCCGAAGAACGATCCCATCTCCGGTTATCCGCGGATTCAGGGCTTTCTCCGGGCATTAAGGGATCATCATCTCAAATTCGACGAAGCGGTCTGTGTGGAATACGGGAAATACCATTTTGAGGATAGCTATGAAGCGATGAAACGCCTTCACGGGAAATATCCCGAAATGACCGCTGTATTTGCCTCCAGTGATGAACGGGCTTTGGCTGCTATTTCCTACCTGCATGAGAATCAGATCCGGGTACCGGATGATATCTCCGTGATCGGATTTGACGGCACACGGATGGCGGGCATGAGCTTTCCAAGGCTGACGACGGTAGCCCAGCCGCTGTATAACATCGGTTATTTGGCGGTGGACAAGCTTTTGAAAGTGATCAATGGAGACCACATCGGGGAGCTTCGAACCTGTGTGCCCCATCAGATTATCGAACGCAATTCCGTAATCGACTGTCCGCAGCCAATCTGA
- a CDS encoding N-acetylmannosamine-6-phosphate 2-epimerase: protein MAKSVDNSMKHGLVVSCQAHFDHPLNHPLHIAALAKCAELGGAVGIRADSPEHIREIKKNVNVPVIGINKVLQHGHRFFITPTFEHAKDIVEAGADIVALEATFQNQPDKEALKELIREIREELNTPVMADISTYEEGVRAWELGADYVGTTLSGYTDISMDRQTPDIELVKALADAGIRTICEGHVSSPEQALAAVEAGAYFVVVGTAITDTVAITKGYTGLLQNHGTGSDRDADCLR from the coding sequence GTGGCAAAATCAGTGGACAACAGCATGAAGCACGGACTCGTCGTATCCTGCCAGGCGCATTTTGACCATCCGTTAAATCACCCGCTTCACATCGCGGCTTTAGCTAAATGCGCGGAGCTCGGGGGGGCGGTCGGAATCCGGGCGGATAGCCCCGAGCATATCAGAGAAATCAAGAAGAATGTAAACGTTCCCGTTATCGGGATCAATAAAGTGCTTCAACACGGCCATCGTTTCTTTATTACGCCAACATTCGAACACGCCAAGGACATCGTGGAAGCTGGAGCGGATATTGTTGCGCTGGAAGCGACCTTTCAGAATCAACCGGACAAGGAAGCGCTGAAAGAACTGATCCGGGAGATAAGAGAAGAACTGAATACGCCGGTCATGGCGGACATTTCCACATACGAGGAAGGCGTCCGGGCCTGGGAGCTTGGGGCTGATTATGTAGGAACCACGCTATCCGGATATACGGATATCAGCATGGACCGGCAGACGCCGGATATCGAGCTGGTCAAGGCGCTGGCCGATGCCGGCATACGGACGATTTGCGAAGGACATGTCTCCTCGCCGGAGCAGGCCCTCGCGGCCGTGGAAGCCGGCGCATACTTCGTCGTTGTCGGAACGGCGATCACCGATACGGTAGCCATTACCAAAGGGTATACGGGATTATTGCAAAATCACGGCACAGGAAGTGATCGCGATGCTGATTGTCTGCGTTGA
- a CDS encoding MarR family winged helix-turn-helix transcriptional regulator: MENARELFQIMTRRLGLLNKDCCSVGGINLSLAQSHLLHEVERRDNPSMQQVAETLGTDVTTFSRQVQSLIKLDLVKKTPDPDDRRVFTLSLTAEGKRVAATIDQQMNSYLEEAFSYMTEFEKETVLRSVQLFNEAMGKSSRCCAPVTG, from the coding sequence ATGGAAAATGCACGCGAGTTGTTTCAAATCATGACCAGGCGCCTGGGTCTGCTGAATAAAGACTGCTGCAGCGTAGGCGGAATCAACCTGTCACTGGCCCAAAGCCATCTGCTCCACGAAGTGGAACGCCGGGACAATCCTTCCATGCAGCAGGTTGCGGAGACGCTGGGAACGGATGTTACTACCTTTAGCCGGCAGGTGCAGTCCTTGATTAAGTTGGATCTTGTTAAAAAAACGCCGGACCCCGATGACCGCAGAGTATTTACCCTTTCTCTGACAGCGGAGGGAAAGAGAGTTGCTGCGACCATCGATCAGCAAATGAACAGTTACCTGGAAGAAGCCTTCTCCTACATGACTGAATTTGAAAAAGAAACAGTCTTGCGTTCGGTACAGCTTTTTAACGAAGCCATGGGGAAATCAAGCAGATGCTGCGCACCTGTCACCGGGTGA
- a CDS encoding DeoR/GlpR family DNA-binding transcription regulator — MRREEFPIYQEERLLKILDQLKTHAQLSNADICELLDISRDTARRDIIKLVEEGAAIRTHGGIALPFFKEEIKAYKDRATAASAQKLHIARAASAYIANGDVCFMDVSTTVRELCGQVGDHLTVYTHSLDNVEVLAGKTGIDVHLLGGKFHHDNRFFYDQAGALQLNEVYFDKAFLGAAAIMEDGVYFANREDALIKKLVTGRAGKVYVLADTKKFSLTASFKGIEFSGIDVLITDGDPPEHLQSVMRESGIEIILTAGEEQ; from the coding sequence ATGAGAAGGGAGGAGTTTCCAATTTACCAGGAGGAACGCCTGCTGAAAATTTTGGATCAACTGAAGACCCATGCCCAACTATCCAATGCGGACATTTGCGAACTGCTGGACATCTCCAGAGATACGGCGAGAAGGGACATTATCAAGCTGGTGGAGGAAGGCGCTGCCATTCGGACGCATGGAGGGATCGCTTTACCTTTTTTCAAGGAGGAAATCAAGGCTTACAAGGATCGCGCAACCGCCGCTTCCGCACAGAAGCTTCACATCGCCAGGGCGGCCTCCGCTTATATTGCAAACGGGGACGTCTGCTTCATGGATGTCTCGACCACGGTCCGGGAGCTCTGCGGGCAGGTTGGGGATCATTTGACGGTATATACTCACTCGCTTGATAACGTTGAGGTCTTGGCGGGAAAGACCGGCATTGACGTTCATCTGCTTGGGGGGAAGTTTCACCATGACAACCGGTTTTTTTATGACCAGGCTGGGGCTTTGCAGCTGAACGAGGTTTATTTCGACAAGGCTTTTCTGGGAGCTGCGGCTATTATGGAAGACGGGGTTTACTTTGCTAACCGGGAGGATGCACTGATCAAGAAGCTGGTAACTGGGCGGGCCGGAAAAGTATACGTGCTGGCGGATACGAAGAAATTCAGTCTTACCGCTTCATTCAAGGGCATTGAATTCTCTGGCATCGATGTCTTGATTACCGACGGCGATCCGCCGGAGCATCTGCAGTCTGTCATGCGGGAGAGCGGGATCGAGATTATCCTGACGGCCGGAGAAGAGCAGTGA